Proteins encoded within one genomic window of Prauserella marina:
- a CDS encoding maleate cis-trans isomerase family protein — MTGTPASPGPETTAKPLVAGFIYPDHAAEDDYPLAEKLLGGDVALPVEHIYGTDLHAVAELLDLGSPARLAEGAALLAPHNPAAVVWACTSGSFVYGWDGAAEQVAKLSAAAGGLPASSTSFAFVRAAAALGLRKVAVAASYPDDVSTLFVEFLGRGGVEVLSMSAADIDTAAEVGELSPDAVVELIVSRDHPEADAVLVPDTAMRTLSLIDTVEQRLGKPVLTANQVTVWEGLRLAGATPRVQGLGALFHQEGA, encoded by the coding sequence TTGACTGGAACGCCCGCGTCGCCCGGTCCGGAGACGACCGCGAAACCACTCGTCGCCGGGTTCATCTACCCCGATCACGCCGCAGAGGACGACTACCCGCTCGCCGAGAAACTGCTCGGCGGAGACGTCGCGCTGCCCGTCGAGCACATCTACGGCACCGACCTACACGCCGTCGCGGAACTGCTCGACCTCGGCAGCCCCGCACGGCTGGCGGAGGGAGCCGCGCTGCTGGCCCCGCACAACCCGGCCGCCGTGGTGTGGGCATGCACGAGCGGAAGCTTCGTCTACGGCTGGGACGGTGCCGCCGAACAGGTCGCCAAGCTCTCGGCGGCAGCGGGAGGACTGCCCGCATCGAGCACGTCGTTCGCGTTCGTCAGGGCCGCCGCCGCGCTCGGGCTTCGCAAAGTGGCCGTCGCCGCGAGCTACCCTGACGACGTCTCGACGCTGTTCGTCGAATTCCTCGGCAGAGGCGGCGTCGAGGTGCTGTCGATGTCGGCAGCCGACATCGACACCGCGGCCGAGGTCGGAGAACTCTCCCCCGACGCCGTCGTCGAGTTGATCGTCAGCAGGGATCACCCCGAAGCCGACGCGGTTCTGGTTCCCGACACGGCCATGCGGACGCTGTCCCTGATCGACACCGTCGAGCAGCGGCTTGGCAAGCCGGTACTCACCGCCAACCAGGTCACCGTGTGGGAAGGTCTACGTCTGGCGGGAGCAACCCCGCGAGTTCAGGGGCTCGGCGCCCTGTTCCATCAGGAGGGCGCGTAG
- a CDS encoding GntR family transcriptional regulator, with translation MFADIEPVNRESTAAIIARQLRDAIMTGSLPPGAQLGETDLAARFQVSRGPLREAMQRLVSEGLLRSERHRGLFVIDLEPGDVYDVYAARSAVERAAATRIVRSFDRERVAVVLDQAVAAMAEADKQDDPTALTEADLRFHEALIEASGSRRLARMARTLLIETRMCLSALHGTYRKNYQDVDERVAEHNMIIEALRAGREEDLLALLEAHMDDAVQRLAPGTSLYLGPAPELPPSDGEPELTG, from the coding sequence ATGTTCGCCGACATCGAACCCGTCAACAGGGAATCCACAGCCGCCATCATCGCGCGCCAGCTCAGGGACGCGATCATGACCGGCTCGCTGCCGCCCGGCGCCCAGCTCGGCGAAACCGACCTCGCCGCGAGGTTTCAGGTGTCGCGCGGCCCGCTACGCGAAGCCATGCAGCGGCTGGTCTCCGAGGGGCTGCTGCGCAGCGAACGACATCGCGGCCTCTTCGTGATCGACCTCGAACCCGGCGACGTCTACGACGTCTACGCGGCGAGGTCGGCAGTGGAAAGGGCCGCGGCGACGCGGATCGTGCGCAGCTTCGACAGGGAGCGGGTGGCGGTCGTTCTCGACCAGGCCGTCGCGGCGATGGCCGAGGCCGACAAGCAGGACGATCCCACCGCGCTCACCGAGGCCGACCTGCGCTTCCACGAAGCGCTCATCGAGGCTTCGGGCAGCCGCAGGCTCGCCCGCATGGCGCGCACCCTGCTCATCGAAACCAGGATGTGCCTTTCCGCGCTGCACGGTACCTACCGCAAGAACTACCAGGACGTCGACGAGCGGGTCGCCGAGCACAACATGATCATCGAAGCGTTGCGCGCGGGAAGGGAGGAAGACCTGCTCGCGTTGCTCGAAGCCCACATGGACGACGCCGTGCAGCGGCTCGCTCCCGGCACCAGCCTCTACCTCGGGCCCGCTCCCGAGCTGCCGCCCTCCGACGGGGAGCCGGAACTCACGGGCTGA
- a CDS encoding Pr6Pr family membrane protein, protein MTSFRSHLLVLLRFVGFLLVLSAEFSVIGELSPRFNAATHFGYFTVLSNIFAALVLAAGVLVPVPGTVRGASVLYMVTTGIVYAGLLSGIDTQTPPYANWVFHVAVPFLVAVDWLLDPPREHISVRQALRWLAFPAAYLVITLVRGPIIHWYPYPFLDPGEEGYGTVAIMSALIATALCLLTLLIVKVGNSMGGSERPATRAPRR, encoded by the coding sequence GTGACGAGCTTCAGGTCCCACCTGCTCGTGTTGTTGCGATTCGTCGGCTTCCTTCTGGTGCTCTCCGCCGAGTTCTCCGTGATCGGAGAGCTGTCGCCCCGGTTCAACGCGGCGACCCATTTCGGCTACTTCACGGTGCTCTCCAACATCTTCGCCGCGCTCGTCCTCGCGGCGGGAGTGCTGGTTCCGGTTCCCGGCACGGTCAGGGGTGCCTCCGTGCTGTACATGGTGACGACGGGAATCGTGTACGCGGGGCTGTTGAGCGGAATCGACACCCAGACACCGCCTTACGCCAACTGGGTCTTCCACGTGGCCGTCCCGTTTCTCGTCGCGGTGGACTGGCTACTCGACCCGCCACGCGAACACATCTCGGTGCGCCAGGCGCTGCGCTGGCTGGCTTTTCCAGCGGCCTACCTGGTGATCACACTGGTTCGCGGGCCGATCATTCACTGGTATCCGTACCCGTTCCTGGATCCGGGCGAAGAGGGCTACGGCACGGTGGCGATCATGAGTGCACTGATCGCCACCGCGCTGTGCCTGCTGACCTTGCTGATCGTCAAGGTCGGCAATTCCATGGGCGGATCCGAAAGGCCCGCTACGCGAGCGCCCCGGCGATAG
- a CDS encoding tartrate dehydrogenase, producing MSERNYRIASIPGDGIGVDVQVEARKVLDTTAGRYGFGLDWTEFDWSCERYTQTGTMMPEDGIERLSAFDSILLGAVGFPGVPDHISLWGLLIPVRRAFLQYVNLRPVKLLPGTTSALAGRSAAELEMVIVRENSEGEYSKLGGRHNEGQPGEFVLQESVFTRVGVERIIRYAFELATTRTGRVCSATKSNGIIHTMPFWDEVFAEVAADYPGVSSEQTHIDALAARMVQQPDRLDVVVGSNLFGDILSDLAAAVTGGLGMAPSGNINPEGTYPSMFEAVHGSAPDIAGKGIANPVAQILAAAMMLEQLGESEAAQAINAAVEKVLGDGAVATPDLGGKATTAQLGSAIAGALA from the coding sequence GTGAGCGAGCGTAACTACCGTATAGCGTCCATACCCGGCGACGGAATCGGCGTCGACGTCCAGGTCGAGGCGAGGAAGGTACTCGACACCACCGCGGGCCGGTACGGCTTCGGTCTTGACTGGACGGAGTTCGACTGGAGCTGCGAGCGCTACACCCAGACCGGGACGATGATGCCGGAGGACGGCATCGAGCGGCTCTCGGCCTTCGATTCGATCTTGCTCGGCGCCGTCGGATTTCCCGGCGTACCCGACCACATTTCCTTGTGGGGCCTGCTGATTCCGGTGCGAAGGGCGTTCCTCCAGTACGTCAATCTCAGGCCGGTGAAGCTGTTGCCTGGAACCACCTCCGCGCTCGCGGGCAGGAGCGCGGCCGAACTGGAGATGGTCATCGTCAGGGAGAACTCCGAGGGCGAGTACTCCAAGCTCGGCGGCAGGCACAACGAGGGGCAGCCGGGCGAGTTCGTGTTGCAGGAGTCCGTTTTCACCAGGGTCGGGGTCGAGCGGATCATCAGGTACGCCTTCGAACTCGCGACGACGAGGACGGGAAGGGTGTGCTCGGCGACCAAGTCCAACGGCATCATCCACACGATGCCGTTCTGGGACGAGGTCTTCGCCGAGGTCGCCGCCGACTACCCGGGGGTCAGCAGCGAGCAGACGCACATCGACGCGCTCGCGGCGAGGATGGTGCAGCAGCCCGACCGGCTCGACGTCGTCGTGGGGTCCAATCTGTTCGGCGACATCCTCAGCGATCTCGCCGCGGCCGTCACGGGCGGGCTCGGCATGGCACCGTCTGGCAACATCAATCCCGAGGGCACGTATCCCTCGATGTTCGAGGCGGTGCACGGTAGTGCCCCGGACATCGCGGGCAAGGGCATCGCCAATCCGGTCGCACAGATTCTCGCGGCCGCGATGATGCTCGAACAGCTCGGTGAAAGCGAGGCAGCCCAGGCGATCAACGCCGCCGTCGAGAAGGTTCTCGGCGACGGCGCGGTCGCGACTCCCGACCTCGGCGGCAAGGCGACGACCGCGCAGCTCGGTTCCGCTATCGCCGGGGCGCTCGCGTAG
- a CDS encoding NAD-dependent succinate-semialdehyde dehydrogenase, which yields MSTVTESGVVDAVNKELLIGGKWTQAKEGKTFPVHDPSTGKVLCEVANASKEDGLAALDAAVAVQNEWAATAPRERGEILRRAYEKLMQRQEELALLMTLEMGKPLAEARGEIAYAAEFFRWFAEEAVRIEGGYAVAPNGSGRFLIAKQPVGPSLLITPWNFPMAMGTRKIGPAVAAGCTMVIKPAAQTPLSMLALAQILADSGLPDGVLNVVTTKSAGGVMEPLIRDGRARKLSFTGSTAVGRKLLEQCADKVLRTSMELGGNAPFLVFDDADVDAAVEGAMQAKMRNIGEACTAANRFYVQRGIAEEFSRKLTERMSALPIGRGTEDGVVVGPLIDEAAIQKVSELVADAAQRGAKVLTGGATVDGPGNFYQPTVLTDVPGAARMASEEIFGPVAPIAIFDTEDEVVDKANDTEFGLVSYVFTSEIKRAIRVSERLDTGMVGLNQGIVSNPAAPFGGVKQSGLGREGGTVGIDEFLETKYIAVSL from the coding sequence ATGAGCACGGTCACCGAATCCGGTGTTGTCGACGCCGTCAACAAAGAGCTGCTCATCGGCGGCAAGTGGACGCAGGCGAAGGAAGGCAAGACCTTCCCCGTCCACGATCCCTCGACGGGAAAGGTGTTGTGCGAGGTCGCGAACGCCTCGAAGGAGGACGGGCTCGCGGCGCTGGACGCCGCGGTCGCCGTGCAGAACGAGTGGGCGGCGACGGCGCCTCGTGAGCGGGGCGAGATCCTGCGAAGGGCCTACGAGAAGCTGATGCAGCGGCAGGAGGAGCTTGCCCTGCTCATGACGCTGGAGATGGGCAAGCCACTCGCGGAAGCGCGGGGTGAGATCGCATACGCCGCCGAGTTCTTCCGCTGGTTCGCCGAGGAGGCCGTGCGCATCGAAGGCGGTTACGCCGTCGCGCCCAACGGCTCGGGCCGGTTCCTCATCGCCAAACAGCCGGTCGGACCCTCACTGCTGATCACGCCGTGGAACTTCCCGATGGCGATGGGTACCCGCAAGATCGGTCCGGCCGTGGCGGCCGGCTGCACGATGGTCATCAAGCCCGCCGCGCAGACGCCGCTCTCGATGCTGGCGCTCGCGCAGATCCTCGCCGATTCCGGACTGCCCGACGGTGTCCTCAACGTCGTCACGACGAAGAGTGCCGGCGGCGTCATGGAGCCGCTCATCAGGGACGGGCGCGCGCGCAAGCTGTCGTTCACGGGGTCGACCGCAGTCGGCCGCAAGCTACTGGAGCAGTGCGCCGACAAGGTCCTGCGCACGTCGATGGAACTCGGCGGCAACGCGCCGTTCCTCGTCTTCGACGACGCCGACGTCGACGCGGCGGTCGAGGGAGCCATGCAGGCCAAGATGCGCAACATCGGCGAGGCGTGCACGGCGGCCAACCGGTTCTACGTCCAGCGCGGGATCGCGGAGGAGTTCTCCCGCAAGCTCACCGAGCGGATGTCGGCGCTGCCCATCGGAAGGGGAACGGAGGACGGCGTCGTCGTCGGACCGCTCATCGACGAGGCCGCGATCCAGAAGGTGAGTGAACTCGTCGCCGACGCGGCACAGCGGGGGGCGAAGGTGCTCACCGGTGGTGCCACTGTGGACGGACCGGGAAACTTCTACCAGCCGACCGTGCTCACCGATGTTCCCGGCGCGGCGAGGATGGCGAGCGAGGAGATCTTCGGGCCCGTCGCGCCGATCGCGATCTTCGACACCGAGGACGAAGTCGTCGACAAGGCCAACGACACCGAATTCGGGCTCGTGAGCTACGTGTTCACCAGCGAGATCAAGCGCGCGATCCGGGTCAGCGAACGGCTTGACACCGGCATGGTCGGCCTCAACCAGGGCATCGTGTCCAACCCGGCGGCCCCGTTCGGCGGAGTCAAGCAGTCGGGTCTCGGCAGGGAAGGCGGAACCGTGGGGATCGACGAATTCCTTGAGACGAAGTACATCGCGGTGAGCCTGTGA
- a CDS encoding aspartate aminotransferase family protein, whose amino-acid sequence MAQLSPILKQATPVVVDHGEGVYLFDADGRRYLDFTAGIGVTSTGHCHPRVVAAAQEQVGKLIHGQYTTVMHKPLLDLTAKLGEVLPPGLDSLFFSNSGSEAAEAALRLSRQATGRPNIVVFEGGFHGRTVAAASMTTSGTRFSAGFSPLMGGVHVAPFPFAYRYGWDEKTATEFALRELDYLFATRTSPSETAAFFIEPMLGEGGYVPANTEFLAGLRERADEHGILLVLDEIQTGFGRTGKFWGHDHFDVRPDVVLIAKGLASGFPLSGIAASKELMAKAWPGSQGGTYGGNAVSCAAAAATLDVIRDEGLVENAAARGRQLLDHARAIGDKTEAIGDVRGLGLLIGTEFTTAEGKPDTATAQAAQKAAAERGLLLLTCGAHMNVVRMIPPLIVTEEQIEEAREIWADVVQTVAK is encoded by the coding sequence ATGGCCCAGCTCTCCCCCATCCTCAAGCAGGCCACGCCGGTCGTCGTCGACCACGGCGAGGGCGTCTATCTTTTTGACGCCGACGGCAGGCGCTACCTCGACTTCACAGCCGGTATCGGCGTGACGAGCACCGGACATTGCCACCCTCGGGTCGTTGCCGCGGCCCAGGAACAGGTCGGCAAGCTCATCCACGGCCAGTACACCACCGTGATGCACAAGCCGCTGCTCGACTTGACGGCCAAGCTCGGCGAGGTGCTTCCTCCGGGACTCGACTCGCTGTTCTTCTCCAACTCGGGCAGCGAGGCCGCCGAGGCCGCGCTGCGGCTGAGCAGGCAGGCCACCGGAAGGCCGAACATCGTCGTGTTCGAGGGCGGCTTCCACGGCCGTACCGTCGCCGCCGCGTCGATGACGACGTCGGGCACCCGGTTCAGCGCGGGCTTCTCCCCGCTCATGGGCGGCGTGCACGTCGCACCGTTCCCGTTCGCCTACCGCTATGGCTGGGACGAGAAGACCGCGACCGAGTTCGCGTTGCGCGAGCTCGACTACCTCTTCGCGACGCGGACCTCGCCTTCGGAGACGGCGGCCTTCTTCATCGAGCCGATGCTCGGTGAAGGCGGCTACGTGCCTGCGAACACGGAATTCCTCGCGGGGCTGAGGGAACGCGCCGACGAACACGGCATCCTGCTCGTGCTCGACGAGATCCAAACCGGCTTCGGCCGTACCGGCAAGTTCTGGGGACACGATCACTTCGACGTCCGGCCCGACGTGGTGCTCATCGCGAAGGGACTCGCCTCCGGCTTCCCGCTTTCCGGCATCGCGGCTTCGAAGGAGCTGATGGCCAAGGCGTGGCCGGGCTCGCAGGGCGGAACCTACGGCGGCAACGCGGTTTCCTGCGCCGCCGCGGCGGCGACCCTCGACGTCATCAGGGACGAGGGCCTTGTCGAGAACGCGGCCGCGCGGGGAAGGCAACTGCTCGACCACGCGAGGGCGATCGGCGACAAGACCGAGGCGATCGGCGACGTGCGCGGTCTCGGTCTGCTGATCGGCACCGAGTTCACCACGGCAGAGGGCAAGCCGGACACGGCGACGGCGCAGGCGGCCCAGAAGGCCGCGGCCGAGCGCGGGCTGCTGCTGCTCACCTGTGGCGCCCACATGAACGTCGTGCGCATGATCCCGCCGCTCATCGTCACCGAGGAGCAGATCGAGGAGGCTCGCGAGATCTGGGCCGACGTCGTCCAGACCGTCGCGAAGTAG
- a CDS encoding DUF3830 family protein has protein sequence MARYITITLDKRGVSCRARLLDEEAPRTCQAVWDALPQSGSAYHAKYARNEIYTLVPPFAQPKPGRENPTITPIPGDVVYFGFEAWEIGNPAYGYDDGSEAHSDQGATDLAIFYGRNNLLINGDAGWVPGNVFATIEEGLAEMAEAAQDLWLRGVEGETMSYARA, from the coding sequence GTGGCCCGTTACATCACCATCACGCTCGACAAGCGTGGTGTCTCGTGCCGAGCACGGCTGCTCGACGAGGAAGCACCGAGGACGTGTCAGGCGGTGTGGGACGCGCTGCCGCAAAGCGGCTCCGCCTACCACGCCAAGTACGCCCGCAACGAGATCTACACCTTGGTTCCGCCGTTCGCCCAGCCGAAGCCGGGAAGGGAGAACCCGACGATCACGCCGATCCCCGGTGATGTCGTCTACTTCGGCTTCGAGGCATGGGAGATCGGCAACCCCGCCTACGGCTATGACGACGGCAGCGAGGCGCACAGCGATCAGGGCGCCACCGATCTCGCCATCTTCTACGGGCGCAACAACCTGCTCATCAACGGGGACGCCGGATGGGTGCCCGGCAACGTTTTCGCCACGATCGAGGAAGGGCTCGCCGAGATGGCCGAGGCCGCACAGGACCTGTGGCTGCGGGGCGTCGAGGGCGAAACCATGAGCTACGCGAGGGCCTGA
- a CDS encoding FAD-binding oxidoreductase: MGSEGDVAQKLAEIVGERHFLTGEAIPDEYAGDEALVGERQKPRYVAKPATADEVAAILATATEHGIPVTARGSGSGLSAAARPSAEGILISFERMNTVIEIDTTNHVAVVQPGVTLSELDELTAESGLGYTVYPGEMSASVGGNVGTNAGGMRAVKYGVTRNNVLGLQAALPTGEIIRTGGKIVKTSTGYDLTQLIIGSEGTLALATEVTVKLHPRLGNGATVLAPFTDLDTVMAAVPSVVSSGIAPHILEYIDALTMAAITYTASLSLGIPDEVREASQAYLVVGLENKEAQRLSDDVAALGELLTGLGATDVYVLEGGSARKLIEAREKAFWTAKAAGADDVIDVVVPRSTMPEFLARAREIAGKTESGVVGCGHAGDGNVHLGIFQKDPEKRSSLLRDIFAVGMELGGAISGEHGIGRAKLEYFTELEDPVKIELMHRIKQAFDPKGILNPGVLFG; this comes from the coding sequence ATGGGCTCCGAAGGTGACGTCGCGCAGAAGCTGGCCGAGATCGTCGGCGAACGACATTTCCTGACCGGTGAGGCGATTCCCGACGAGTACGCGGGCGACGAAGCGCTCGTCGGCGAGCGGCAGAAACCCCGGTACGTCGCCAAACCGGCAACGGCCGACGAGGTCGCCGCGATACTGGCCACCGCGACCGAGCACGGCATCCCGGTCACCGCGCGCGGTTCGGGAAGCGGGCTGTCCGCCGCCGCGAGGCCATCGGCCGAGGGCATCCTGATCTCCTTCGAGCGGATGAACACCGTCATCGAGATCGACACCACCAACCACGTCGCCGTCGTTCAACCTGGCGTCACACTGTCCGAATTGGACGAACTGACCGCGGAAAGCGGCCTCGGCTACACCGTCTACCCCGGCGAGATGAGCGCGAGCGTCGGCGGAAACGTCGGAACCAACGCGGGCGGCATGCGAGCCGTGAAGTACGGCGTCACCCGCAACAACGTGCTCGGCCTCCAGGCGGCCCTTCCCACCGGCGAGATCATCCGCACCGGCGGCAAGATCGTGAAGACCTCGACCGGCTACGACCTCACCCAGCTCATCATCGGCTCGGAGGGAACGCTCGCGCTCGCCACAGAGGTGACCGTCAAACTGCATCCCCGGCTCGGCAACGGCGCCACCGTACTCGCCCCCTTCACCGACCTCGACACCGTGATGGCAGCCGTGCCGTCCGTCGTCTCAAGCGGCATCGCGCCGCACATCCTCGAATACATCGACGCGCTCACGATGGCCGCCATCACCTACACCGCTTCACTCTCGCTCGGCATCCCCGACGAGGTCCGCGAAGCCTCGCAGGCGTATCTCGTCGTCGGATTGGAAAACAAGGAAGCGCAGCGGCTTTCCGATGACGTCGCCGCGCTCGGCGAACTGCTCACCGGACTCGGCGCGACCGACGTCTACGTGCTTGAGGGCGGCTCGGCGCGGAAGCTGATCGAGGCGAGGGAAAAGGCGTTCTGGACGGCGAAGGCGGCCGGTGCCGACGACGTCATCGACGTCGTCGTCCCCCGCTCCACGATGCCGGAATTCCTCGCGAGGGCAAGGGAAATCGCGGGCAAGACCGAGTCCGGGGTCGTCGGCTGCGGGCACGCTGGCGACGGCAACGTGCACCTCGGCATCTTCCAGAAGGATCCGGAGAAGCGGTCGAGTCTGCTGCGCGACATCTTCGCCGTGGGCATGGAACTGGGCGGGGCCATCTCCGGCGAACACGGCATCGGCCGCGCGAAGCTGGAGTACTTCACCGAGCTGGAGGATCCTGTCAAGATCGAACTGATGCACCGGATCAAGCAGGCATTCGATCCCAAGGGCATCCTGAACCCAGGCGTCCTCTTCGGATAG
- a CDS encoding acetolactate synthase large subunit: MNGAQSLIRTLVDAGVDVCFSNPGTSEMHFVAALDTVPEMRGVLGLAEGVVTGAADGYARIAGKPAATLLHLGPGLGNGLANLHNARRANTPVVNVIGDHATYHKRYDAPLESDIEAVAGSLEGWVRRSESSADVGADAAAAVAAAMDAPGRVATLILPADVSWSDGGVVCAPVPGRTPKPVADTTVKAIAEVLGTGEPTALLIGGAACREAGLRAASRIATATGATPFIETFPRKLERGAGLPAIDRLGYLAEQVAYQLDGVRHVIIAGTKSPVSFFAYPGKESDLVPEGAGVHTLAEGADDVVAALSQLADLVAPDTEPVLAEPRRPELPSGELTAQNWVDVIGALLPENAIISDEANTSGLLLPAATAGAPRHDVLTLTGGAIGQGIPAATGAAIAAPDRPVISLESDGSALYTISALWTQARENLDVTTVILNNRAYAILRMELQRVGAEGSGPKANSLLDLSTPDLNFVSIAEGLGVPATRATTAEELAEQFAAAIAEPGPHLIEAMVPPLL, encoded by the coding sequence ATGAACGGCGCTCAGTCCCTGATCCGCACCCTCGTCGACGCGGGTGTCGACGTGTGCTTCTCCAACCCCGGCACCTCGGAGATGCACTTCGTCGCCGCACTGGACACGGTGCCGGAGATGCGCGGGGTGCTCGGGCTCGCCGAAGGCGTCGTCACCGGCGCGGCCGACGGTTACGCCCGCATCGCCGGAAAACCGGCGGCGACCCTGCTGCACCTCGGTCCCGGACTCGGCAACGGCCTCGCCAACCTGCACAACGCGCGCAGGGCCAACACGCCAGTCGTCAATGTGATCGGTGACCACGCGACCTACCACAAGCGCTACGACGCTCCGCTGGAGTCCGACATCGAGGCGGTCGCCGGTTCACTCGAAGGCTGGGTGCGCCGCAGCGAGAGTTCCGCCGATGTCGGTGCCGACGCCGCTGCCGCCGTCGCGGCCGCGATGGACGCGCCTGGCAGGGTCGCCACCCTGATCCTTCCCGCCGACGTCTCGTGGAGCGACGGCGGCGTGGTGTGCGCGCCGGTACCAGGCCGCACGCCGAAACCGGTAGCCGACACCACGGTCAAGGCCATCGCGGAAGTGCTCGGTACCGGCGAGCCGACCGCGCTGCTCATCGGCGGCGCCGCGTGCCGCGAGGCTGGGCTGCGTGCCGCGAGCAGGATCGCGACCGCGACCGGTGCGACCCCGTTCATCGAGACCTTCCCCAGAAAACTGGAGCGGGGCGCGGGCCTTCCTGCCATCGACCGGCTCGGCTACCTCGCCGAACAGGTCGCCTACCAGCTCGACGGCGTGCGGCACGTGATCATCGCGGGCACGAAGTCCCCGGTTTCCTTCTTCGCCTATCCCGGCAAGGAAAGCGACCTCGTTCCCGAAGGCGCCGGAGTGCACACGCTCGCCGAGGGAGCCGACGACGTGGTCGCCGCGCTCAGCCAACTCGCCGACCTGGTGGCCCCTGACACCGAGCCCGTGCTCGCCGAGCCCCGGCGTCCCGAGCTGCCGAGCGGTGAGCTGACGGCGCAGAACTGGGTCGACGTGATCGGCGCGCTGCTTCCGGAGAACGCGATCATCTCCGACGAGGCCAACACGTCGGGCCTGCTGCTGCCCGCCGCGACGGCCGGCGCGCCCCGGCACGACGTGCTGACGCTCACCGGTGGCGCCATCGGGCAGGGCATCCCCGCCGCGACCGGCGCCGCGATCGCCGCGCCCGACCGGCCCGTCATCAGCCTCGAATCCGACGGGAGCGCGCTCTACACGATCTCGGCGCTGTGGACGCAGGCCCGCGAAAACCTCGACGTCACCACGGTGATCCTCAACAACAGGGCATACGCGATCCTGCGAATGGAGTTGCAGCGCGTCGGCGCGGAAGGCTCTGGCCCCAAGGCGAACAGCCTGCTGGATCTGTCCACACCGGACCTGAACTTCGTTTCCATCGCCGAGGGGCTGGGAGTTCCCGCGACGAGGGCGACGACGGCGGAGGAGCTGGCCGAGCAGTTCGCCGCCGCGATCGCAGAGCCGGGCCCGCACCTGATCGAAGCCATGGTGCCTCCGCTGCTCTGA
- a CDS encoding MarR family winged helix-turn-helix transcriptional regulator: MSTETPAGQIASTTGYLMLRLGDVVKGSIERELGAWDISGRELRVMAFACAGPQSQRDLSEQSGLDRTTMVAVIDRLEKLGYARRERSETDRRKQLVSLSSQGSEVVEKALTRLSEAEADFLDPLTTAQQRQLAALLSTLYTAHDPACMVTEP; this comes from the coding sequence ATGAGCACGGAAACCCCGGCCGGGCAGATCGCCTCGACGACCGGATACCTGATGCTGCGGCTCGGCGACGTCGTCAAGGGCAGCATCGAGCGGGAACTGGGCGCATGGGACATCTCGGGCCGCGAGCTGCGCGTGATGGCCTTCGCGTGCGCGGGCCCACAGTCTCAGCGCGACCTCTCCGAGCAATCGGGGCTCGATCGCACCACGATGGTCGCCGTGATCGACCGGCTGGAGAAACTCGGTTACGCCAGAAGGGAACGCAGCGAGACCGACCGCCGCAAGCAGCTCGTCAGCCTCAGCAGCCAAGGTAGCGAGGTCGTCGAGAAGGCACTGACGAGACTGAGCGAGGCGGAGGCCGACTTCCTCGACCCGCTGACCACCGCGCAGCAACGCCAGCTGGCCGCCCTGCTCTCCACGCTGTACACGGCGCACGACCCGGCGTGCATGGTCACCGAACCATAA
- a CDS encoding PP2C family protein-serine/threonine phosphatase, protein MLTTPHLPQAIHTRSDAASDKGPREINADAVATHTDPRTDRMAFAVADGVGDHLLAARAARLAASTAATAATRYGAAGALLKAQRELRAQFPESAADAVAVVAVFPPIGGEDEVCEIAWVGDCRAYRWNGNVLHQITVDHTLAEFWRAHGVTPSPKMEHMVTDSVRTAKETDIGTARISAGAGRLLLSTDGVHKSLDLAHVKTLLADGVAAGETAKALVSTARAFGSGDNATAIVVDRLML, encoded by the coding sequence ATGCTGACTACACCGCACCTTCCACAGGCCATCCACACGCGGTCGGACGCCGCGAGCGACAAGGGGCCGCGCGAAATCAACGCGGATGCCGTCGCGACGCACACCGATCCACGCACGGACCGAATGGCGTTCGCCGTGGCCGACGGCGTCGGCGATCACCTTCTCGCCGCGAGGGCGGCACGGCTGGCCGCGAGCACGGCCGCGACTGCCGCGACCCGGTACGGCGCCGCGGGTGCGCTACTGAAGGCCCAGCGCGAACTACGTGCCCAGTTCCCGGAATCGGCGGCCGACGCGGTCGCCGTCGTCGCCGTCTTCCCTCCGATCGGCGGCGAGGACGAGGTCTGCGAAATCGCCTGGGTCGGCGACTGCCGCGCCTACCGCTGGAACGGCAACGTGCTGCACCAGATCACCGTCGACCACACGCTCGCCGAGTTCTGGCGAGCACACGGCGTGACCCCTTCGCCGAAGATGGAACACATGGTGACCGATTCCGTCCGTACCGCGAAGGAAACCGACATCGGGACGGCGAGGATCAGCGCCGGCGCTGGACGGCTGTTGTTGAGCACGGACGGGGTCCACAAGAGCCTCGACCTCGCGCACGTCAAGACCCTGCTCGCCGATGGCGTCGCGGCGGGAGAGACGGCCAAGGCGCTCGTCTCGACGGCCCGCGCATTCGGCAGCGGTGACAACGCGACCGCGATCGTCGTCGACAGGCTGATGCTGTGA